The following coding sequences are from one Eucalyptus grandis isolate ANBG69807.140 chromosome 11, ASM1654582v1, whole genome shotgun sequence window:
- the LOC104427108 gene encoding receptor-like protein 6, with protein MSALLQFKERYQITNVSADPLAHPKTRSWKNNQDCCSWDGIDCDKNTGNVIALDLGSSFLYGFIDNNSTLFQLARLEKLNLSYNDFNYSQIPSGIGDLSRLTHLDLSASVFSGRVPSEIFKLTRLVYLNLCCNLDPYTSTLLLEMKPPGLRSLAQNLTSLEVLRLGVVNMSSEVPYNLANLSSLRTLNMDVCVLHGVFPSAIFNLPKLQYLGVADNGALTGRFPEFNMSSPLEELRLLGTIFSGELPASIGNLRSLQLLNLKSQTCNLTGSLPASMGKLPLLRYLDISGCKISGSIPTSFANFSNLEYLDVAMNPFTAQSISSFSWVWKNKKLATLSLGMINLYGEIPPSIGNLSQLVDLSFLGNQLNGTIPSQLSNLTQLTSLSLRTNHLWGSIPCWLVNMTQLVVLDLARNKFHGEIPSSISQLQNLQMLRLFENNFSGIVELDNFLKLKQLQVLQLSYNRLSCRTSSANVILPQLLALGLASCNLSEFPAFLQNQEYMDWLDLSNNNIKGEVPFWVWNGSYNVMQYLNLSHNFLTVLDQYYPIDPFHMYTIDLSHNMLEGSLPEAPPSIMFYAVSNNRLTGALPLWICNLSAAITLDLSSNNLTGVLPICLGNISESLMILNLKGNNFHGSIPELLVTRTQLTMLDLSDNQLQGKLPRSLADCKMLEFINFANNLIMDTFPSWLGSLPELHVLLRSNKFHDVIERPKSRPTFLKLRILDLSINAFVSKLPVEFFQSWNAMKSQIGNLTYMHKNQQPRWYLDFTLYGYYDFSMTVIYKGLNLSYPKISEVFTVIDLSSNLFEGEIPSAIGDLKGLQGLNLSNNFLTGHIPASLGNLTALESLDLSQNNLLRKIPRS; from the coding sequence ATGTCTGCCCTACTGCAATTTAAAGAGAGATACCAAATCACCAATGTTTCAGCTGATCCTCTCGCTCATCCCAAGACTCGATCCTGGAAAAACAATCAGGATTGCTGCTCCTGGGATGGGATCGACTGCGACAAGAACACGGGCAATGTAATTGCTCTTGACTTGGGAAGTAGTTTTCTCTATGGTTTTATCGACAACAACAGTACTCTCTTCCAACTTGCTCGTCTTGAAAAGCTCAATCTCAGCTATAATGACTTCAACTACTCTCAGATACCATCCGGAATTGGAGATCTATCAAGATTGACTCATCTCGATCTCTCTGCTTCCGTTTTTTCCGGTCGAGTCCCATCAGAAATTTTCAAGCTGACGAGGTTGGTGTACCTCAACCTGTGTTGCAATCTGGATCCATATACTTCTACACTTTTGTTGGAAATGAAACCACCAGGCCTGAGAAGCCTAGCTCAAAACCTAACAAGCCTGGAAGTACTTCGCTTGGGCGTCGTCAACATGTCGTCCGAGGTGCCCTACAATCTGGCGAATCTGTCTTCCTTGAGAACGCTGAACATGGATGTGTGCGTCCTGCACGGTGTATTTCCGTCTGCCATTTTTAACTTACCGAAGCTACAATATCTTGGGGTGGCTGATAACGGAGCTCTCACAGGACGATTCCCTGAATTCAATATGAGTAGTCCTCTCGAAGAGCTGCGACTACTTGGCACAATCTTTTCTGGAGAGCTACCCGCTTCAATTGGTAATCTCCGTTCCTTGCAGTTATTGAATCTTAAATCCCAAACATGCAATTTGACAGGGTCGCTACCCGCGTCAATGGGAAAACTTCCTTTGTTGAGATATCTCGACATATCTGGTTGCAAAATCTCAGGATCCATTCCCACTTCATTCGCTAATTTTAGCAACCTTGAATACCTAGATGTTGCAATGAACCCATTCACCGCCCAGtccatctcctctttttcttgggTTTGGAAGAATAAGAAGCTCGCCACTTTGAGCCTCGGGATGATCAATTTATATGGCGAGATCCCACCTTCAATCGGAAACTTGTCTCAGCTTGTAGACTTGAGCTTTCTTGGCAACCAATTGAACGGTACCATCCCATCTCAGCTCTCGAACCTCACTCAGCTAACTAGTTTGTCCCTCCGAACCAATCACCTATGGGGTTCTATACCGTGTTGGCTTGTGAACATGACACAACTGGTTGTGCTTGACCTTGCGCGCAATAAATTCCACGGTGAGATACCTTCATCAATTTCTCAACTCCAGAATCTCCAAATGCTCCGCCTTTTTGAAAACAACTTCAGCGGAATTGTTGAACTAGACAACTTTCTCAAGCTCAAACAGTTGCAAGTGCTGCAACTATCATATAACAGGCTATCATGCCGCACTAGTAGTGCAAATGTTATTCTTCCTCAGCTTTTGGCCCTAGGACTAGCATCATGCAACTTGAGTGAGTTTCCGGCATTCTTACAAAACCAAGAATATATGGATTGGTTGGACCTGTCAAATAACAACATTAAGGGAGAAGTGCCCTTTTGGGTGTGGAACGGCAGTTATAATGTTATGCAGTACTTGAATCTCTCTCATAACTTCTTAACCGTTCTTGATCAATATTACCCAATCGATCCTTTCCACATGTACACAATAGACCTATCTCATAACATGTTGGAAGGATCACTCCCTGAAGCACCACCCTCCATAATGTTTTATGCAGTATCCAACAATAGGCTGACAGGAGCATTGCCATTGTGGATCTGCAATTTGAGTGCAGCAATCACGTTAGACTTGTCTTCTAACAATTTGACTGGTGTGCTTCCGATTTGCTTGGGCAATATCAGTGAATCTCTCATGATATTGAACCTAAAAGGCAACAATTTCCACGGAAGCATCCCTGAGCTATTGGTGACACGGACACAATTGACCATGCTTGATTTGAGTGATAACCAGTTGCAAGGCAAGCTACCGAGGTCCTTGGCTGATTGCAAAATGCTTGAGTTCATCAACTTTGCGAACAATCTTATCATGGACACCTTCCCATCGTGGTTGGGATCTCTACCAGAGCTTCATGTCCTTTTGCGATCCAATAAATTTCATGATGTCATCGAAAGGCCTAAATCTAGACCCACATTCCTCAAGTTGCGGATACTTGACCTCTCTATTAATGCATTCGTCAGTAAGTTGCCTGTAGAATTCTTTCAGTCTTGGAATGCCATGAAATCCCAGATAGGAAACCTTACATACATGCATAAAAACCAACAGCCGAGATGGTACCTTGACTTCACCCTCTATGGCTATTATGATTTCTCCATGACAGTAATTTACAAAGGGCTTAACTTGTCTTACCCAAAGATATCAGAAGTCTTCACGGTCATCGACCTCTCTAGCAATTTGTTCGAAGGAGAGATCCCTAGTGCCATAGGTGATCTCAAAGGACTGCAAGGATTGAACCTATCCAACAATTTCCTCACTGGTCACATCCCGGCATCATTAGGGAATCTCACGGCACTTGAGTCACTGGACCTTTCTCAAAACAACCTCTTGAGAAAGATCCCCAGAAGCTAA